From one Triticum aestivum cultivar Chinese Spring chromosome 4B, IWGSC CS RefSeq v2.1, whole genome shotgun sequence genomic stretch:
- the LOC123094831 gene encoding alanine--glyoxylate aminotransferase 2 homolog 3, mitochondrial isoform X1 — protein sequence MLGARRSFSRLAAAVRTPVDVPRMPAFDHVPLPYDGPSAVEIARKRAEFLSPSLFHFYSKPLNIVEGKKQYLYDEHGRRYLDAFAGIATVCCGHTHPEIIDAITAQANLLQHSTVLYLNHAIADFAEALAAKMPGDLKVVFFTNSGTEANELAMMMARLYTGSHDIISLRNSYHGNASGTMGATAQKNWKFNVVQSGVHHAVNPDPYRGAFGSDGEKYARDVKEIIDFGTTGHVAGFISEAIQGVGGIVEVAPGYLPLAYDAVRKAGGLCIADEVQAGFARVGSHFWGFETHDVIPDIVTMAKGIGNGIPLGAVVTTPEIAQVLTRRSYFNTFGGNPLCTAGGLAVLKVLDMERLQENAFIVGAYLKDRLRGLQEKHQSLCMHLTPIIGDVRGTGFMLGVELVTDRQLKTPAKDEICQAMEHMKDMGVLVGKGGFYGNVFRITPPLCFTKEDADFFVDVMDIALSKL from the exons ATGCTGGGGGCTAGGAGATCGTTCTCTAGGCTCGCCGCGGCGGTTAGGACGCCGGTGGACGTGCCGAGAATGCCGGCGTTCGACCACGTGCCGCTGCCCTACGACGGGCCGAGCGCCGTCGAGATCGCCAGGAAGCGCGCCGAGTTCCTCAGCCCCTCCCTGTTCCATTTCTACTCCAAGCCC CTCAACATTGTGGAGGGGAAGAAACAGTACCTCTACGACGAGCACGGGCGGCGCTACCTGGACGCGTTCGCCGGCATCGCCACCGTGTGCTGCGGCCACACCCACCCCGAAATCATCGACGCCATCACCGCGCAGGCCAACCTCCTGCAGCACTCCACCGTGCTCTACCTCAACCACGCCATCGCAGACTTCGCCGAGGCGCTGGCCGCCAAGATGCCCGGCGATCTCaag GTCGtcttcttcaccaactccggcacGGAGGCCAACGAACTGGCCATGATGATGGCTCGGCTGTACACCGGCTCCCACGATATCATATCTCTCCGCAACTCCTACCACGGCAACGCCTCCGGCACCATGGGTGCCACCGCACAGAAGAACTGGAAGTTCAATGTTGTTCAG AGCGGCGTGCACCATGCCGTTAACCCGGACCCCTACAGAGGCGCCTTCGGCTCGGACGGCGAGAAGTACGCGCGAGACGTCAAGGAGATCATCGACTTCGGTACCACGGGCCACGTCGCCGGCTTCATATCCGAAGCTATCCAG GGTGTTGGTGGGATCGTGGAGGTGGCGCCTGGCTACCTGCCCCTGGCGTACGACGCCGTGAGGAAGGCCGGCGGCCTCTGCATCGCCGACGAGGTCCAGGCGGGCTTCGCGCGCGTCGGCAGCCACTTCTGGGGGTTCGAGACCCATGACGTGATCCCTGACATAGTGACCATGGCAAAG GGCATCGGCAACGGCATCCCTCTGGGCGCCGTGGTGACTACGCCGGAGATCGCGCAGGTCCTGACCAGGCGGTCCTACTTCAACACGTTCGGCGGCAACCCGTTGTGCACGGCCGGTGGGCTCGCCGTCCTCAAGGTGCTCGACATGGAGAGGCTCCAGGAGAACGCCTTCATCGTCGGCGCCTACCTCAAAGACCGCCTCCGCGGCCTCCAGGAGAAGCACCAAAGTTTGTGCATGCATCTTACTCCTA TCATCGGCGACGTGAGGGGAACAGGTTTCATGCTTGGCGTCGAGCTTGTGACCGACCGGCAGCTCAAGACCCCGGCCAAAGACGAGATTTGCCAGGCCATGGAGCACATGAAAG ATATGGGCGTTTTGGTCGGAAAGGGGGGCTTTTACGGCAACGTGTTCAGAATCACTCCCCCTCTGTGCTTCACCAAGGAAGACGCTG ATTTCTTCGTCGATGTGATGGACATAGCGCTGTCAAAGCTCTGA
- the LOC123094831 gene encoding alanine--glyoxylate aminotransferase 2 homolog 3, mitochondrial isoform X2 gives MLGARRSFSRLAAAVRTPVDVPRMPAFDHVPLPYDGPSAVEIARKRAEFLSPSLFHFYSKPLNIVEGKKQYLYDEHGRRYLDAFAGIATVCCGHTHPEIIDAITAQANLLQHSTVLYLNHAIADFAEALAAKMPGDLKVVFFTNSGTEANELAMMMARLYTGSHDIISLRNSYHGNASGTMGATAQKNWKFNVVQSGVHHAVNPDPYRGAFGSDGEKYARDVKEIIDFGTTGHVAGFISEAIQGVGGIVEVAPGYLPLAYDAVRKAGGLCIADEVQAGFARVGSHFWGFETHDVIPDIVTMAKGIGNGIPLGAVVTTPEIAQVLTRRSYFNTFGGNPLCTAGGLAVLKVLDMERLQENAFIVGAYLKDRLRGLQEKHQIIGDVRGTGFMLGVELVTDRQLKTPAKDEICQAMEHMKDMGVLVGKGGFYGNVFRITPPLCFTKEDADFFVDVMDIALSKL, from the exons ATGCTGGGGGCTAGGAGATCGTTCTCTAGGCTCGCCGCGGCGGTTAGGACGCCGGTGGACGTGCCGAGAATGCCGGCGTTCGACCACGTGCCGCTGCCCTACGACGGGCCGAGCGCCGTCGAGATCGCCAGGAAGCGCGCCGAGTTCCTCAGCCCCTCCCTGTTCCATTTCTACTCCAAGCCC CTCAACATTGTGGAGGGGAAGAAACAGTACCTCTACGACGAGCACGGGCGGCGCTACCTGGACGCGTTCGCCGGCATCGCCACCGTGTGCTGCGGCCACACCCACCCCGAAATCATCGACGCCATCACCGCGCAGGCCAACCTCCTGCAGCACTCCACCGTGCTCTACCTCAACCACGCCATCGCAGACTTCGCCGAGGCGCTGGCCGCCAAGATGCCCGGCGATCTCaag GTCGtcttcttcaccaactccggcacGGAGGCCAACGAACTGGCCATGATGATGGCTCGGCTGTACACCGGCTCCCACGATATCATATCTCTCCGCAACTCCTACCACGGCAACGCCTCCGGCACCATGGGTGCCACCGCACAGAAGAACTGGAAGTTCAATGTTGTTCAG AGCGGCGTGCACCATGCCGTTAACCCGGACCCCTACAGAGGCGCCTTCGGCTCGGACGGCGAGAAGTACGCGCGAGACGTCAAGGAGATCATCGACTTCGGTACCACGGGCCACGTCGCCGGCTTCATATCCGAAGCTATCCAG GGTGTTGGTGGGATCGTGGAGGTGGCGCCTGGCTACCTGCCCCTGGCGTACGACGCCGTGAGGAAGGCCGGCGGCCTCTGCATCGCCGACGAGGTCCAGGCGGGCTTCGCGCGCGTCGGCAGCCACTTCTGGGGGTTCGAGACCCATGACGTGATCCCTGACATAGTGACCATGGCAAAG GGCATCGGCAACGGCATCCCTCTGGGCGCCGTGGTGACTACGCCGGAGATCGCGCAGGTCCTGACCAGGCGGTCCTACTTCAACACGTTCGGCGGCAACCCGTTGTGCACGGCCGGTGGGCTCGCCGTCCTCAAGGTGCTCGACATGGAGAGGCTCCAGGAGAACGCCTTCATCGTCGGCGCCTACCTCAAAGACCGCCTCCGCGGCCTCCAGGAGAAGCACCAAA TCATCGGCGACGTGAGGGGAACAGGTTTCATGCTTGGCGTCGAGCTTGTGACCGACCGGCAGCTCAAGACCCCGGCCAAAGACGAGATTTGCCAGGCCATGGAGCACATGAAAG ATATGGGCGTTTTGGTCGGAAAGGGGGGCTTTTACGGCAACGTGTTCAGAATCACTCCCCCTCTGTGCTTCACCAAGGAAGACGCTG ATTTCTTCGTCGATGTGATGGACATAGCGCTGTCAAAGCTCTGA